A genomic stretch from bacterium BMS3Abin14 includes:
- the paaK_1 gene encoding phenylacetate-coenzyme A ligase, with protein MFQPDRETLSREELAREQLKKLHSTVGRIREKNPDYHARIGSPDPGEIRSLEDIGEIPFMSKDDLRDGYPFRFACAPRESFVRMHMSSGTTGTPIITPYTTADVDQWGEIMARCFAAARVGSEDVVQITPSFGLFNGGFGFHYGAARLGSFIVPIGAGRSSLQLQFMKDLGTTALTAIASYPLRLMDIARQEGFDWGSTRLKVGIFGAEVWSDEMRARIEEEMGIEAYDIIGMTETGGVGLGIDCPARAGIHIWEDHYLVEIVDPESGDMLPDGQTGEMVVTTLTREALPLIRFRTRDITSVVSREKCGCGRTHMRIARITGRTDDMIKVKGVNFFPRQIESLLLKEEGMGNDYLIEVERIHGADRLQVTVEVENPSDMRLAGRLGEILRDFLGFGAKISLLPLGGIEKPPGKAVRIVDRRQKA; from the coding sequence ATGTTTCAGCCTGACAGGGAAACCCTTTCCAGGGAGGAACTGGCCAGGGAGCAGCTAAAAAAACTGCACTCAACCGTCGGCCGCATCCGCGAGAAAAACCCTGACTATCATGCCCGGATCGGTTCGCCTGACCCCGGGGAGATTCGGTCGCTTGAAGATATTGGCGAAATCCCTTTTATGAGCAAGGACGATCTGCGGGATGGATATCCATTCCGGTTCGCCTGTGCTCCGAGGGAAAGCTTTGTCAGGATGCATATGAGTTCCGGCACCACAGGGACACCCATCATCACCCCATACACCACTGCTGACGTTGACCAATGGGGGGAGATCATGGCCAGGTGCTTTGCCGCCGCCAGGGTGGGCTCCGAGGACGTGGTTCAGATAACCCCATCCTTCGGTCTGTTCAACGGGGGGTTCGGATTTCATTATGGGGCCGCCCGGCTCGGCAGCTTCATCGTTCCCATTGGGGCCGGCCGGAGTTCATTGCAGCTCCAGTTCATGAAGGATCTCGGGACCACCGCACTGACTGCCATTGCCTCGTATCCGCTGCGGTTGATGGATATTGCCAGGCAGGAGGGCTTTGATTGGGGCTCCACCCGGTTGAAGGTCGGAATCTTCGGGGCTGAGGTCTGGAGCGACGAGATGAGGGCGCGGATCGAAGAAGAGATGGGTATTGAAGCCTACGATATTATCGGCATGACCGAGACGGGCGGGGTTGGCCTGGGGATCGACTGCCCCGCACGTGCCGGGATCCACATCTGGGAGGATCACTATCTCGTGGAGATCGTTGACCCCGAAAGCGGCGACATGCTTCCGGACGGGCAGACCGGGGAAATGGTAGTCACCACGCTTACCAGGGAGGCCCTCCCCCTGATCCGGTTCAGAACCAGGGACATAACGTCTGTTGTATCCCGGGAAAAGTGTGGTTGCGGCAGAACCCACATGAGAATTGCCCGTATCACGGGCCGCACCGACGATATGATCAAGGTCAAGGGAGTGAATTTCTTTCCCCGCCAGATCGAATCCCTTCTTCTCAAGGAGGAGGGAATGGGCAACGACTACCTCATCGAGGTTGAAAGGATTCATGGAGCCGATCGCCTTCAGGTCACGGTTGAGGTTGAGAACCCTTCGGATATGCGCCTGGCCGGCAGGTTGGGAGAGATCCTCCGCGATTTTCTGGGATTCGGGGCGAAGATCTCCCTCCTGCCCTTGGGGGGGATAGAAAAGCCTCCCGGGAAAGCGGTAAGGATTGTGGACCGCCGGCAAAAGGCCTGA